In Gammaproteobacteria bacterium, the DNA window GCCGCCGATGCCGATGGTCGAGCCGCTGAGTCCGACAGGTCTGCTGGTTACGGCTCAACAGGTGCTGATTGGGCTGAGTATGGGTTTCTTGCTCCGGCTGGTATTCGGCGCCCTGGAATTGGGCGGCCAAGTGATCGCGACCCAGATCGGCCTCGGTTTCGCCAGCTTGGTTGATCCGCAAAGCGGCGTACAGGGTCCCTTGTTGAGCCAGTTCTATACTTTGCTCGGCACCTTAGTGTTTTTAGAGCTGAATGGTCATCTGATGCTGATACAACTGTTAGTGGACAGTTTTACCGTGCTGCCTGTTGCTCCAACCGGCGCCGATCGAGACTGGCTATGGATTGTGGTCAGCTGGGCCAGCCAAATGTTCGCTGGCGCTGTTTTAGTCGCATTGCCGGCGATTGCCTCACTTTTGACCGTTAATCTGGCTTTCGGGGTCATGGTGCGCGCTGCGCCACAGTTAAATATCTTCGCAGTTGGATTTCCGATTACCCTGGTGCTCGGTCTGTTGATTATTCTTTATAGCTTGCCCACTTTGTTGTATCAGTTAAATAATCTGTTTGCCGAGGCATTTCGCAGCATCAGCCAATTGGCGGGAGGAAACAGCTAATGGCCGAAGATGAAAACGGCCAGGATAAAACCGAGGAGCCTACTCCGCGACGTCGACAGGAAGCCTCCGAAAAAGGACAAGTTGCCCGCTCCCGCGAGTTGACAACCCTGATGATGCTGTTCGTTGCCACAGGGAGCCTGCTGATTCTGGGACCGAGCCTCATCGAGGGACTGGCTGCACAGATGCGCGCTGGCTTGGCGCTGGACCCGAAAAAAATTACCAATCCTGGACAAATCCCCGAAGTTCTAGGCCAACTATTCGTTGATCTACTGCTGCTGTTAGCGCCCTTTCTCAGTCTGATGATGATCATCGCCCTGCTTGCCCCGTTGGCGCTCGGTGGTTGGACCTTCAGCTTGAGTTTCAAGGGTATTCATCCTATCAAGGGACTGGCCAAGCTATTTTCCTGGAACTCGCTGATGGAGCTGCTCAAGGCGCTCATCAAGTTCCTGGTGGTCGGCGGCGCAGCGGTATTTCTGCTCTGGCATAGTGAAGCAGAATTACTGCATCTGGGCCGCGAACCACTTCAACCGGCGTTGGTCCACACTGCTCGGATTCTCGGCTGGACCTTTTTGATCCTGAGTCTGCCCATGTTGCTGATCGCCAGTGTCGATGTACCTTTTCAAATTTTCAATTACATTAAAAACTTGCGTATGACCAAGCAGGAAGTGCGCGATGAGTCGAAAGACATTGAAGGCAAACCTGAAGTCAAAGCCCGGATTCGTCGTTTACAAATGGAGTTTGCCCAGCGGCGGATGATGGAAAAAGTGCCAATCGCCGATGTGGTCGTTACCAACCCCAGCCATTATGCGGTAGCGATGGAATACAAGCAGGCCATCATGGCGGCGCCGGTCATCGTTGCGATGGGCGTTGAACAGACTGCTTTGCGTATCCGCGAACTGGCGGTCCAGCATCGGGTGCCATTGGTCCAGTCGCCCTTGTTAGCACGCGCCTTGTACTATAACGGCAAACTGGATAAACCGATTCCCAATCCCTTGTACCGCGCGGTTGCCCAAGTACTGGCTTATCTGTATCGCCTGCGTCAGGAGGAACCCTTCAACCGGGATCCGATTATCATGGAAGATGTGCCGGTGCCGCCTGAGCTACGCACCGAATAACATAGCGAAAAATATGAGACTAATTATCTTATCGCTTAGAGAAAGAGGTGTGCGGTGAACCTGGCCGCCACCTTGGGCAGCATAACCCGTTCCGGGTTGGGCGCCCCGGCTCTGATGATCATCATCCTGGCGATGGTGGTTATTCCACTACCGCCATTCGCGCTGGATGTGTTCTTCACCTTTAATATCGCCTTGGCACTGGTGGTGCTACTGGCGAGCATCTACAGCGAGCGGCCCCTGGATTTCACTGCCTTCCCTACCATATTGCTGATCGCCACTTTGCTACGACTGGCGCTCAACATCGCATCGACCCGAGTGGTGCTGCTGAACGGTCATGCAGGGGCGGATGCTGCCGGTAAAGTTATTGAAGCCTTTGGGCAATTTGTGATTGGCGGCAACTTCGCAGTGGGTATCGTCGTATTTGCCATTCTAACAATCATCAATTTCGTAGTTGTCACTAAAGGCGCCGGTCGGGTCTCGGAAGTCAGCGCCCGTTTTACCCTGGACGCCATGCCCGGCAAACAAATGTCGATCGATGCCGATCTTAATGCTGGCGTCATCGATCAGGCCGAGGCCAAGCTCCGGCGATCCGAAGTGGTGCAAGAAGCCGATTTCTATGGCTCCATGGATGGCGCCAGCAAATTCGTGCGCGGCGATGCTATCGCCGGGTTGCTCATCACATTTATCAACATGCTGGGCGGCATCGCCATCGGTACGCTGCAGCACCAGTTGTCAATGGGGGAAGCAGCGCAGTTTTATATTCTGCTGACGATCGGCGACGGCTTGGTAGCCCAAATACCATCACTGCTTCTGTCTACCGCTACCGCCATTATTGTCACCCGCGCCTCCGGTTCTCAGAATATGGGGCAGCAAGTAACCCGGCAACTGTTTGGGAGTCCGCAAGCCCTGGCGGTCACCGCAGGCATCATCGGCATGCTAGGGCTGGTTCCGGGGATGCCCAATCTGGTGTTCATGAGTCTTGCCACGGTAGCTGGCTATCTAGCCTGGCGCATTTACCGACAACAACAAATCGAAACCGTAACACAGCCCGCTGCTGGCGGCGCTCCCGCAGAACTGGGCGGCGCCATTGAGAGTGCGGAAACCCGGGAGGTCAACTGGGATGATGTACCGCCTCTGGATACGATCGGCATGGAGGTCGGCTATCGGCTGATTACTTTGGTTGATCGTAATCAGAACGGTCAACTGTTGACGCGAATTAAGGGGGTTCGCAAAAAACTGTCCCAGGAACTAGGCTTTTTGATTCCTCCCGTACATATTCGCGACAACCTGGATCTGGCGCCAACCGCCTACCGAATCGCTTTGCTAGGCGTTACCACCGCTGAAACCGAAGCCTTCCCTGATCGGCAGTTGGCGATCAATCCAGGTCAGGTGCAAAGTACTCTGCCAGGGATCGCTACTCAGGATCCAGCTTTCAAGCTGCCTGCCGTATGGATCGAGCCGAATCTGCGTGAGCAGGCGCAGACCCTTGGCTACACCGTGGTGGACGCCAGCACCGTCATCGCGACTCACCTCAATCAAATCCTGATGAGCCATGCCCATGAATTGCTTGGTCACGAGGAAACCCAGCAATTACTGGATCGATTGGCCAATACCATGCCGCGCCTTGTGCAGGACCTGGTGCCCAAGACCCTGACATTGCGCGTCGTCGTGCGGGTGCTGCAAAACCTGCTGCTGGAACAGGCGCCGATCCGCGATATGCGAACTATCGCCGAAACTTTGGCGGAGCATGGAGTCCGGAGTCAGGACCCTGACGTCTTGACCGCAGCCGTCCGCGTGGCGATCGGAAAGATGATTATTCAAAATATCAATGGCTTGGAGGATGAATTACCTGTCATTACATTGGCGGCTGATCTGGAACAGATATTGCTGCGTACTCTGCAAACAGGCAGGGACGAGCAGGCGCCCCTGGAACCGGGACTCGCTGAACGCCTCCACAAGGCGCTGCTGGAAACTGCCCAGAAACAGGAACTGGTCGGGCAACCGGCGGTACTACTGGTTCCAGACGCGATCCGTCTCATGTTGGCGCGTTTCACCCGGCATGGGATCCCCAATCTTCATGTCCTCGCTTTCAGCGAGATCTCCGAGGACAAGAAACTCAAGGTGATCGCCACAGTAGGTAAGTAAGCGAACCGATGCGGCTGGCCCGGGGTGCGGAAGCCGTGATAACAGCGGGAAGAAAGCGATGAAGATCAAGAGACTATGCGCCGCCAATATCCGCGAGGCTATGCGCAAGATTCGCGAGGAACTGGGACCGGAAGCCGTGATCCTGTCCAACCAGCGGACCGCTGCCGGTTTTGAAATCGTTGCAGCCATCGATTACGACGAGCAAACCCTGCGACAGGCAACCCTGGACGCCGCTGCCCAGCGTCGCGCGCTGGCTCGGGAAACCGAGGCGCAATTTGAGGAACATCCAGACCTTGACGCATCACCAGCGGCGTCAACGGATCGACCACCGGTTGATTCAATTCCCCAGCAGGTCACCGCCACGCCTGAACAGGATCGACTTGCAACTTATACTCCCCAAGAGCGGGCAGCGCCCGCGCGACTCGACAAGTCGCGAGTAGTCTGGGCCCAGGATCCACTACTCGTCGAGATGCGTAATGAAATCAAGGTAATGCATAACTTGCTGGAACGGCAGTTATCTGGCCTGGCCTGGGGAGAACTGGCGCGTCGGCAACCCCACCGGGCTGATTTGTTAAGTCAATTGCTGGATTTTGGCCTTAGCCCCAACCTGTGCTTACGATTAGCCGAGGCGGCCGCCAATGAGCCATATCCAGAACGAGCCTGGCGGCTGGCGCTGGAAACCCTCGGGCGCAGTCTTACCGTCACTGAGGACGATATTTTGACGCAGGGCGGCGTTGTCGCGATGATCGGTCCGACGGGCGTCGGCAAAACCACCACTATCGCCAAACTGGCGGCGCGCTATAATCTTCGACATGGTCCACATCATGTCGCGCTGATCACAACGGACAGCTATCGGATCGGCGCCTTCGAACAACTCTGTACCTTTGGGGTCATCATGGACGCACCCGTCCGGCTAGTGCGCACTGCGCAAGAACTGCGTGATGCAATCACTGGTTTTTCCGATAAATCTCTGATCCTGGTCGATACTGCCGGCATGGGCCAGCGCGATCTCCGTTTATCGCAACAATTTGCGCTGTTAAAAGACGCCCCACAGATTCGTAATTATCTGGTGCTAGCAGCTAATGCCTTGCATGCGGTGCTGCGCGAAACCGTGGCGGTATTTGGCCGTGTCCCACTGAGCGGCGCTATTCTCACCAAGGTTGACGAAACCACTCGCCTGGGTGCAGCGCTTTCGGCGGTCCACGAAAAAAGGCTGCCGCTGGCTTATATCGGCAACGGTCAGCGCGTACCCGAAGATCTCCTGGTGGCGCGCATTGACGCCTTAATTCGCATGGGTGAAGAGTTTGCCGGTTTGTACAACGAACCGACTGAACATGACACGCTTGCCTTGACCTTTGGCAAGAGGTTGGCCGCCCATGCCTCTTGCTGACTCCGAGCAAAACTCATCCATGAACATGCCGAGCCACCATCGACCAGTCCGGGTTATCTGCATTACCAGCGGCAAGGGCGGCGTAGGTAAAACCAACATCACTGTCAATCTCGCCCTGGCGCTGAGCCTGCAAAACCAGAGTGTGATGCTGCTGGATGCCGACCTAGGACTGGCGAATGTCGATGTGATTCTGGGACTGCATCCCCTGTACAACCTGTCGCATGTAATCAGTCAGGAACGCACGCTGGAAGAGATTATCATTGCCGGACCCAATGGCGTTCGGATTATTCCGGCCAGCTCTGGCATCAAGCGCATGGCGGAACTCGGACCCGAAGAAAATGCTGGGCTGGTCAATGCCTTCAGTGAGTTGAACGATTCGCTGGATATTATGCTGATCGACTCCGCGGCCGGCATCTCTGACAGCGTGGTCACCTTTTGCCGGGCTGCTCACGAAGTAGTCGTGGTCGTTTGCGACGAACCGGCGTCGATTACTGACGCTTACGCCCTGATCAAGCTGCTCAGCCAAGACTATGATGTCGACCGTTTTCATATTCTAGCTAACCGGGTAGTCACCGCACAGGAAGGCCGGGAACTGTTCACCAAACTGGTCAAGGTTTCCGACCGGTTTTTGGACGTCACCCTGAACTTCTTTGGCTCCATTCCAGAGGACCCGCAGTTGCGCAAAGCGGTTCAGGCGCAACGCGCCGTGGTTGAAGCATTCCCGGGCAGTCGCTCTGCGGAAGCCTTTCACCGGCTCGCCACTCAGGTGGTCAGTCGTTGGCCCATGCCGCGCACAGCGAGCGGTTATCTGCAATTCTTCATCGAACGGTTGATTAATCCGGATTATGCGGTTGAGGAACGCGCTGAATGAAAGGTCTGGCCCTGTACGCCAGCCTCGGCGGCGACACGGCGGATGATCTGATCTCCCGGGGCGCGCCACAGGTAAAGCGCATTGCCTATCATCTCCTGGCGCGCATGCCGGCCTCGGTCCAGGTTGATGATTTGATCCAGGCGGGTATGTTGGGTCTTTTGGAAGCGGCGCACCGTTATGACTCGGCGCAGGGCGCGAATTTCACAACATTTGCCGAGCCGCGTATTCGGGGTGCGATGCTCGATGAAATCCGCAGGGGCGACTGGACTCCACGCTCGGTGCATCGCAAGGCGCGCGAGGTGTCCGCCGCCATTCATGCCGTGGAAACAGCGACAGGGCGCGAAGCGCGCGATCGCGAGATTGCTGAACAAATGGGTCTGACGCTGGCCGAATATCACACTACACTGAATGACCTGCGCGGTCAAAAACTGCTGTCGCTGGATGAAGCAGGCGCGGATGATGAGAATGAACTTGAGCATATTCCGGCCAGTGATAATGACCCGTCAGAAAATGTGAGCCGCGAACATTTCTGCAAGCTACTCGCAACAGCCATTGACCTGTTGCCAGAACGGGAGCGGCTGGTGCTATCACTCTATTATGATGAAGAGTTGCACCTGAAGGAAATCGGCGCGGTGTTGGGCGTCAGCGAATCCCGGGTTAGCCAACTGCATAGCCAGGCGCTAGCTCGATTGCGCGCCCGAGTTGCAAGCAAGAATGGATAAGAAGATATATTTTCATTTTGTTTAGAGAGTAAAAAAGCATGGATATTTTGACTCTTGTGGGTCTAATCGTCGGGTTCGGCGGCATCATCGGCGGTATGTTATTGGAAGGTGGCCATATCGGATCGCTGATGAATGCCCCAGCGTTCCTCATCGTGGTAGGGGGTACTTTTGGCGCGGTTTTGATTCAATTGCCTATGGACGTTTTCAAACGCGCGCTGGGCCGGGCTAAGTGGGCGTTTATGCCACCCACAGTGGATCTGCAGGCTTCTATTGAAAAAATAGTTGAATGGAGCAACATCGCTCGTAAAGAGGGTTTATTACGATTGGAGGATTACATTCAGCAAGAACCTGACCCCTTCGCTTCCAAAGCACTACAGTTATTAGTTGATGGCAAGGAACCCGAGGAAATCCGCCATATTCTGGAAATGGACTTGACGATTCATGAAGAGAGCGAACTGCAATCAATTACTTTTTTTGAAGCCTTGGGTGGCTACGCGCCGACTATCGGCATTATCGGCGCAGTATTAGGCCTTATCCACGTTATGGGTAACTTGGCCGATCCGAGTAAATTAGGCGGTGGTATTGCCGCTGCATTTGTGGCCACAATTTACGGCTTGGTTCTGGCTAATGTATTTGCCTTGCCGATGGGTAATAAAATTAAAAGCTCCATTAAAAGAAAAGGGCGTCTTTGTGAACTGATTATTGAAGGAATTATCGCTATTGCCCATGGCGAGAATCCACGCAATATTGAATCTCGCCTGCAAGGCTTTATTCAGCACTAGGGATATATTATGAGCCGCAAGAAACACGAGGAAGGTCACGAAAATCACGAACGCTGGTTGGTCTCCTATGCTGATTTTATCACGCTGCTTTTTGCGTTTTTCGTAGTAATGTATGCGGTTTCCTCGGTCAACGAAGGCAAATTCCGGGTGTTAGCGCAATCAATGATGGTTGTCTTTAGAACGATGGATCCACATAGCGCTAAGCCAATCCAGGTAGCTTCAATGGTGGGCGCATCAGCTCAACAAGCGGTTGGGCAGCCAAGTGCGACAAACCATAGCGTTGCGCCTGATCTACGTCCGATGCCTTCGATGGTGTTGCAACGCGCGCCTCGCGCCCTTGTAACACTGGCTAGAGGTGATAACCCGAGCGAAAAAGTCAGCGCGACCGACCCCGAGTCGAGCACTGATCCAAATCTGACCAAGGTTGTCGCTAAATTGCAGGCTTATTTATCTGAACTTATAAAAGCGGATCTGGTTAATTTGCGGAGCAATTCACTTTGGGTGGAAGTGGAGATTAAAAACAATATTCTTTTCGACAGCGGTAGCGCGATTGTCAACCCGGAAGCCCAAGAGCCTTTGGCGAAGATCGCTGAAGTTCTCCGTGAAGTGCCCAATCGTATTCAGGTTGAAGGATTTACGGACAATCGGCCCATCAATACGCCGGTCTATCCATCAAACTGGGAACTTTCGGCAGCGCGCGCGGCGAATGTAGTCAATTTGCTGATGAAAAATAGAGTGCGGCCTGAGCGGATGTCGGCGGTAGGCTATGGCGAATTTCAACCGATCGCTGATAATGGCACCGAACAGGGTCGGATGCAGAATCGGCGGGTCGTACTGGTCATTATGGGCAATACTGAAACTCGTTATCCTGTCCAGACGAACCAGGTCAATGCTGTCCCATCCCTGGAAAATACTCGTCAACTTCTCAATTGACCAGATAGAGTTTACTGTTTTAACTGTTGTTTAAAATAACTAATAACTTAAATTTATACGTCAAGGCTAGCCAATGTACGATATCTTGTTTTATGGAATCGCAATCATT includes these proteins:
- the fliR gene encoding flagellar biosynthetic protein FliR, with protein sequence MQISSVEAAAWVGTFLWPLTRVAALVITAPVLGSRVTPRRIRLMLALALTWAILPLMPPMPMVEPLSPTGLLVTAQQVLIGLSMGFLLRLVFGALELGGQVIATQIGLGFASLVDPQSGVQGPLLSQFYTLLGTLVFLELNGHLMLIQLLVDSFTVLPVAPTGADRDWLWIVVSWASQMFAGAVLVALPAIASLLTVNLAFGVMVRAAPQLNIFAVGFPITLVLGLLIILYSLPTLLYQLNNLFAEAFRSISQLAGGNS
- the flhB gene encoding flagellar biosynthesis protein FlhB — its product is MAEDENGQDKTEEPTPRRRQEASEKGQVARSRELTTLMMLFVATGSLLILGPSLIEGLAAQMRAGLALDPKKITNPGQIPEVLGQLFVDLLLLLAPFLSLMMIIALLAPLALGGWTFSLSFKGIHPIKGLAKLFSWNSLMELLKALIKFLVVGGAAVFLLWHSEAELLHLGREPLQPALVHTARILGWTFLILSLPMLLIASVDVPFQIFNYIKNLRMTKQEVRDESKDIEGKPEVKARIRRLQMEFAQRRMMEKVPIADVVVTNPSHYAVAMEYKQAIMAAPVIVAMGVEQTALRIRELAVQHRVPLVQSPLLARALYYNGKLDKPIPNPLYRAVAQVLAYLYRLRQEEPFNRDPIIMEDVPVPPELRTE
- the flhA gene encoding flagellar biosynthesis protein FlhA, encoding MAATLGSITRSGLGAPALMIIILAMVVIPLPPFALDVFFTFNIALALVVLLASIYSERPLDFTAFPTILLIATLLRLALNIASTRVVLLNGHAGADAAGKVIEAFGQFVIGGNFAVGIVVFAILTIINFVVVTKGAGRVSEVSARFTLDAMPGKQMSIDADLNAGVIDQAEAKLRRSEVVQEADFYGSMDGASKFVRGDAIAGLLITFINMLGGIAIGTLQHQLSMGEAAQFYILLTIGDGLVAQIPSLLLSTATAIIVTRASGSQNMGQQVTRQLFGSPQALAVTAGIIGMLGLVPGMPNLVFMSLATVAGYLAWRIYRQQQIETVTQPAAGGAPAELGGAIESAETREVNWDDVPPLDTIGMEVGYRLITLVDRNQNGQLLTRIKGVRKKLSQELGFLIPPVHIRDNLDLAPTAYRIALLGVTTAETEAFPDRQLAINPGQVQSTLPGIATQDPAFKLPAVWIEPNLREQAQTLGYTVVDASTVIATHLNQILMSHAHELLGHEETQQLLDRLANTMPRLVQDLVPKTLTLRVVVRVLQNLLLEQAPIRDMRTIAETLAEHGVRSQDPDVLTAAVRVAIGKMIIQNINGLEDELPVITLAADLEQILLRTLQTGRDEQAPLEPGLAERLHKALLETAQKQELVGQPAVLLVPDAIRLMLARFTRHGIPNLHVLAFSEISEDKKLKVIATVGK
- the flhF gene encoding flagellar biosynthesis protein FlhF: MKIKRLCAANIREAMRKIREELGPEAVILSNQRTAAGFEIVAAIDYDEQTLRQATLDAAAQRRALARETEAQFEEHPDLDASPAASTDRPPVDSIPQQVTATPEQDRLATYTPQERAAPARLDKSRVVWAQDPLLVEMRNEIKVMHNLLERQLSGLAWGELARRQPHRADLLSQLLDFGLSPNLCLRLAEAAANEPYPERAWRLALETLGRSLTVTEDDILTQGGVVAMIGPTGVGKTTTIAKLAARYNLRHGPHHVALITTDSYRIGAFEQLCTFGVIMDAPVRLVRTAQELRDAITGFSDKSLILVDTAGMGQRDLRLSQQFALLKDAPQIRNYLVLAANALHAVLRETVAVFGRVPLSGAILTKVDETTRLGAALSAVHEKRLPLAYIGNGQRVPEDLLVARIDALIRMGEEFAGLYNEPTEHDTLALTFGKRLAAHASC
- a CDS encoding MinD/ParA family protein; this encodes MPLADSEQNSSMNMPSHHRPVRVICITSGKGGVGKTNITVNLALALSLQNQSVMLLDADLGLANVDVILGLHPLYNLSHVISQERTLEEIIIAGPNGVRIIPASSGIKRMAELGPEENAGLVNAFSELNDSLDIMLIDSAAGISDSVVTFCRAAHEVVVVVCDEPASITDAYALIKLLSQDYDVDRFHILANRVVTAQEGRELFTKLVKVSDRFLDVTLNFFGSIPEDPQLRKAVQAQRAVVEAFPGSRSAEAFHRLATQVVSRWPMPRTASGYLQFFIERLINPDYAVEERAE
- a CDS encoding RNA polymerase sigma factor FliA codes for the protein MKGLALYASLGGDTADDLISRGAPQVKRIAYHLLARMPASVQVDDLIQAGMLGLLEAAHRYDSAQGANFTTFAEPRIRGAMLDEIRRGDWTPRSVHRKAREVSAAIHAVETATGREARDREIAEQMGLTLAEYHTTLNDLRGQKLLSLDEAGADDENELEHIPASDNDPSENVSREHFCKLLATAIDLLPERERLVLSLYYDEELHLKEIGAVLGVSESRVSQLHSQALARLRARVASKNG
- a CDS encoding flagellar motor protein; translation: MDILTLVGLIVGFGGIIGGMLLEGGHIGSLMNAPAFLIVVGGTFGAVLIQLPMDVFKRALGRAKWAFMPPTVDLQASIEKIVEWSNIARKEGLLRLEDYIQQEPDPFASKALQLLVDGKEPEEIRHILEMDLTIHEESELQSITFFEALGGYAPTIGIIGAVLGLIHVMGNLADPSKLGGGIAAAFVATIYGLVLANVFALPMGNKIKSSIKRKGRLCELIIEGIIAIAHGENPRNIESRLQGFIQH
- the motD gene encoding flagellar motor protein MotD, with translation MSRKKHEEGHENHERWLVSYADFITLLFAFFVVMYAVSSVNEGKFRVLAQSMMVVFRTMDPHSAKPIQVASMVGASAQQAVGQPSATNHSVAPDLRPMPSMVLQRAPRALVTLARGDNPSEKVSATDPESSTDPNLTKVVAKLQAYLSELIKADLVNLRSNSLWVEVEIKNNILFDSGSAIVNPEAQEPLAKIAEVLREVPNRIQVEGFTDNRPINTPVYPSNWELSAARAANVVNLLMKNRVRPERMSAVGYGEFQPIADNGTEQGRMQNRRVVLVIMGNTETRYPVQTNQVNAVPSLENTRQLLN